A portion of the Candidatus Dadabacteria bacterium genome contains these proteins:
- a CDS encoding glycosyltransferase: protein MTKPPCELNIFITCMREEENLKILLPRLIGILDDYGITYRILVVDTVTPMDGTPEVCAGFENVDYVPTDGGKDGYGRAVRTGIGRVNAQYAILMDGDLSHPPEVIPSMLDLRESHDMVIASRYTEGGGSEDYFLNHLMSRALNIFCSTLLGIDCKDWSTSFKLYKAPQIKALPLACEHFDIHQEIICKLHENHPDFKFAEVPMSFSKRVHGSSTRQFSYGFSIAKTILKLRLGLM, encoded by the coding sequence ATGACCAAACCACCCTGCGAACTGAACATCTTCATCACCTGCATGCGCGAGGAGGAAAATCTGAAAATCCTCCTGCCGCGTCTTATTGGCATTCTTGATGACTACGGAATCACTTACAGGATATTAGTTGTGGACACCGTAACCCCGATGGACGGAACTCCTGAGGTGTGCGCCGGTTTTGAAAACGTTGACTATGTGCCGACAGACGGAGGGAAAGACGGATACGGCAGAGCGGTGCGGACGGGCATCGGAAGAGTCAATGCGCAATACGCGATACTGATGGACGGAGACCTTTCCCATCCGCCCGAAGTTATTCCCTCAATGCTTGACCTGAGAGAGAGCCACGACATGGTTATCGCCTCGCGCTACACCGAAGGCGGCGGCTCGGAAGATTACTTTCTTAACCACCTTATGTCCCGCGCCCTCAACATCTTTTGCTCCACGCTTCTGGGAATTGACTGCAAAGACTGGTCAACCAGTTTCAAACTTTACAAAGCCCCGCAAATTAAAGCCCTGCCGCTTGCGTGCGAGCACTTTGACATACATCAGGAAATCATCTGCAAACTTCACGAAAACCACCCGGACTTCAAATTTGCGGAAGTGCCCATGTCATTTTCAAAGCGGGTTCACGGCTCTTCAACCCGCCAGTTTTCCTACGGATTTTCAATCGCAAAAACAATTCTGAAACTGCGGCTGGGCCTTATGTGA
- the pdxA gene encoding 4-hydroxythreonine-4-phosphate dehydrogenase PdxA, with protein sequence MEKKPKIAITLGDPSGVGPEIAAVAAADEETRRICEPVIFGSPDVFGKACELVGADAGGIEVAETGDMSFDDLAIGEVSKDSGTEALASVREAVESVLSGSADAVVTAPVHKKAIRLAGSVHPGHTEMLREMTGAENAVMMFEGGDLRVALVTIHCALSEVAGLITADAVFNTVKVCSDGLSERFGIESPRIAVCGLNPHAGDGGEFGSEDIERIAPAVMRASAEGLDVSGPLPADAVFHSAMEGRWDLVVAMYHDQGLAPFKMLAFHRGVNVTLGLPIVRTSPDHGTAFDIAWRGVANPRSMKEAVKTAVRLVT encoded by the coding sequence ATGGAGAAAAAGCCGAAAATTGCCATCACCCTCGGCGACCCTTCCGGCGTGGGGCCGGAGATTGCCGCCGTAGCGGCGGCGGACGAAGAGACAAGGCGCATATGCGAGCCGGTTATTTTTGGAAGCCCGGATGTGTTCGGCAAGGCGTGTGAACTTGTCGGCGCGGACGCGGGCGGGATTGAGGTGGCGGAAACCGGTGATATGAGTTTTGATGACCTTGCCATAGGGGAGGTAAGCAAAGACTCCGGCACAGAGGCGCTTGCGTCCGTCAGGGAGGCGGTGGAGAGCGTCCTTTCCGGTTCGGCGGACGCCGTGGTTACCGCTCCCGTTCACAAAAAGGCGATTCGTCTTGCCGGTTCAGTTCATCCGGGGCATACGGAGATGCTCAGGGAAATGACCGGCGCGGAGAATGCGGTGATGATGTTTGAAGGCGGAGACTTGCGGGTGGCGCTTGTTACCATTCACTGCGCCTTGAGCGAGGTTGCGGGGCTGATAACCGCAGACGCTGTTTTTAACACGGTGAAGGTTTGCTCGGACGGGCTTTCGGAGAGGTTCGGCATAGAGTCTCCGAGGATTGCCGTGTGCGGCCTCAACCCCCATGCGGGGGATGGCGGCGAGTTCGGCTCGGAGGATATTGAGCGCATAGCCCCGGCGGTTATGAGGGCTTCCGCCGAGGGTCTGGATGTCTCCGGGCCTCTTCCCGCCGATGCGGTTTTTCATTCCGCAATGGAGGGCAGGTGGGACCTTGTTGTGGCCATGTATCACGACCAGGGGCTTGCGCCGTTTAAGATGCTGGCTTTCCACAGGGGGGTGAATGTTACTTTGGGGCTTCCCATAGTGCGCACCTCTCCCGACCACGGAACTGCGTTTGACATAGCCTGGCGCGGGGTGGCAAATCCGCGCAGTATGAAAGAGGCGGTCAAAACGGCCGTCCGTCTGGTCACATAA
- a CDS encoding TatD family hydrolase — translation MLVDTHAHLEMLGDGAPGAVERAAESGVGAIVSMSIDPESAVRTLALAERFESVYAAAGIHPHSASVFGDGTVETLANLASNRKVVAIGETGLDYHYMKSDRERQVESFEALVSLAGRLGLPVVVHVRESADDVESVLKAKASGDKPGVIHCFADSYETAKRFLDLGFFISFSGILTFKNAPEVRETAAKIPSDRILVETDSPYLAPVPMRGKNNEPAFVRHVFDVLAEVRNETPAQLEDTLFRNSAALFAGIRA, via the coding sequence GTGCTTGTTGACACGCACGCCCATCTGGAAATGCTTGGAGACGGCGCGCCGGGCGCGGTTGAGAGGGCGGCTGAGTCCGGCGTCGGGGCAATAGTTTCCATGTCAATTGACCCTGAGAGCGCCGTGCGAACCCTCGCTCTTGCGGAACGTTTTGAGTCCGTCTATGCGGCGGCGGGCATTCATCCGCATTCCGCGTCCGTATTCGGAGACGGAACAGTTGAGACCCTGGCAAACCTCGCGTCAAACCGGAAAGTTGTGGCGATAGGGGAAACGGGTCTTGACTATCACTATATGAAGTCCGACCGAGAACGGCAGGTTGAGTCTTTTGAAGCCCTTGTGAGCCTTGCGGGGCGGCTGGGGCTTCCCGTTGTTGTCCATGTGAGAGAGTCGGCGGATGATGTTGAGTCAGTGCTCAAAGCAAAGGCGTCCGGCGACAAGCCGGGAGTGATTCACTGTTTTGCCGACTCTTACGAGACTGCAAAGAGGTTTCTTGACCTTGGGTTTTTCATCTCCTTTTCGGGAATACTTACCTTTAAGAATGCTCCGGAAGTCCGTGAAACGGCTGCAAAAATTCCGTCCGACCGCATACTGGTTGAGACTGATTCCCCATATCTCGCACCCGTTCCGATGAGGGGAAAAAACAATGAGCCGGCATTTGTGCGCCATGTGTTTGATGTTCTCGCCGAAGTAAGGAACGAGACGCCCGCCCAACTTGAAGACACTCTTTTCCGCAACAGCGCGGCGCTGTTTGCGGGCATAAGGGCCTGA
- the nrdR gene encoding transcriptional regulator NrdR: MRCIFCMADDTSVVDSRSNDETSYVRRRRECSSCKKRFTTYERPEVKITVVKKDGRKEDFRREKIADGVKKACEKRGISPEDVENFVLKIEGELAGNGEREIEAHKVGEQIMKNLRNLDKVAYLRFASVYKSFNDVSQFLDEVKDLALDEKNVPEKED; this comes from the coding sequence TTGAGGTGCATATTCTGCATGGCGGATGACACCAGCGTTGTGGATTCGCGCAGCAATGATGAAACGTCCTATGTCCGCCGGAGGAGGGAATGCTCCTCGTGCAAGAAAAGGTTCACCACATACGAGCGGCCTGAGGTGAAGATTACCGTTGTCAAAAAGGACGGGCGCAAAGAGGATTTCCGCAGGGAGAAGATCGCGGACGGTGTTAAAAAGGCGTGCGAGAAAAGAGGCATCAGCCCCGAAGATGTGGAAAACTTTGTGCTGAAAATAGAAGGCGAACTCGCAGGCAACGGGGAGCGCGAAATAGAGGCGCACAAGGTCGGGGAACAAATAATGAAAAACCTTCGCAATCTGGACAAAGTCGCCTATCTGCGTTTTGCGTCCGTCTATAAATCGTTCAATGATGTGAGCCAGTTTCTGGACGAGGTAAAAGACCTCGCCCTTGATGAGAAAAACGTTCCGGAAAAAGAGGACTGA
- a CDS encoding serine hydroxymethyltransferase yields MSILEQTDPAVADAIRRELKRQETKIELIASENYVSPAVLAAMGSVMTNKYAEGLPGKRYYGGCEFVDIAENLARDRAKELFGADCVNVQPHSGAQANMAVFFSCLSPGDTFLGMDLAHGGHLTHGSKVNFSGRYYNAVSYGVSPETFLIDYDEVRDIALKHKPKLIVAGFSAYPRRLDFERFRQIADEAGAMLMADIAHPAGLVAAGLYPDPVPHCDFVTTTTHKTLRGPRGGIVMMKGEHEKVVNGRVFPGVQGGPLMHVIAAKAVAFAEALLPDFKLYQQQTLDNARAMADGLTRRGFDVISGGTDNHLILIDLTNRNITGKDAEICLEKAGVTVNKNAIPFDTLPPATSSGIRIGTPAVTTRGMKEDEMDLIADFILRALESPDDDKKLAGVAAGARDLCARFPVYEGMEI; encoded by the coding sequence ATGTCCATTCTTGAACAAACAGACCCGGCGGTGGCGGACGCCATAAGGCGGGAGTTAAAGAGGCAGGAAACAAAGATTGAACTCATCGCCTCGGAAAACTATGTGAGCCCCGCCGTGCTTGCCGCCATGGGAAGCGTGATGACCAACAAATACGCCGAGGGGCTTCCCGGCAAACGGTATTACGGCGGCTGCGAGTTTGTTGATATCGCCGAAAATCTCGCGCGGGACAGAGCAAAGGAACTCTTCGGCGCGGACTGCGTGAATGTTCAGCCTCATTCGGGGGCTCAGGCAAACATGGCGGTTTTTTTCTCATGCCTCAGCCCCGGCGACACCTTTCTCGGAATGGACCTCGCCCACGGGGGGCATTTGACGCACGGAAGCAAGGTCAACTTTTCCGGGCGTTATTACAACGCCGTTTCCTACGGGGTCAGCCCGGAAACCTTTCTTATAGACTATGATGAGGTGAGAGACATTGCCCTCAAACACAAGCCGAAGTTGATTGTCGCGGGCTTCAGCGCCTATCCGCGCCGCCTTGACTTTGAGCGGTTCAGGCAGATAGCCGACGAGGCGGGCGCGATGCTGATGGCGGACATAGCGCACCCTGCGGGGCTTGTGGCGGCGGGGCTTTATCCCGACCCGGTTCCCCATTGCGATTTCGTTACAACCACCACGCACAAAACCCTCAGGGGGCCGAGAGGGGGGATAGTCATGATGAAGGGCGAGCACGAAAAGGTTGTGAACGGCAGGGTGTTTCCCGGAGTTCAGGGCGGGCCGCTTATGCACGTTATCGCGGCAAAAGCGGTTGCTTTTGCCGAGGCTCTCTTACCGGACTTCAAACTGTATCAGCAGCAGACGCTTGACAACGCGCGCGCCATGGCGGACGGACTCACGCGGCGCGGTTTTGACGTCATCTCCGGCGGAACGGACAATCACCTGATACTGATTGACCTGACGAACCGGAACATAACCGGCAAGGACGCGGAGATCTGTCTTGAAAAGGCGGGCGTTACGGTCAACAAAAACGCCATACCTTTTGACACCCTTCCTCCGGCGACTTCAAGCGGCATACGCATAGGCACTCCGGCGGTTACCACACGCGGGATGAAAGAGGATGAGATGGACCTGATAGCGGACTTCATTCTGAGGGCTCTTGAGAGCCCGGACGATGACAAAAAACTTGCCGGGGTCGCCGCCGGGGCGCGGGATTTGTGCGCGCGGTTTCCCGTGTATGAGGGAATGGAAATTTGA
- the uvrA gene encoding excinuclease ABC subunit UvrA, whose protein sequence is MRGFRKYARPRAAGGGTGGGLFFATAGIEIYSCEMAALTKRSVLVKGARENNLKNIDVEIPPESLTVITGLSGSGKSSLAVDTIHAESMRKYIQCLSTYTRQFLDRVARPDVDSIENLPPSISIENRNRVQNNRSTLGTTTEIYDYLRLLFASAGETVCPGCDGRATEHSARSVAKTLASGYKGRAALIMFKPEENETAQRLLKKGFVRALTRSGKVERIEDAGEIENFSYVVVDRVNITDKPLSRVSGSAETAFRESPSVVVQPEGGKPLSFTKGLSCEKCGLTFPKPYPAMFSFNSPRGACGNCNGFGNRLETDRSLIVPDGAKTLRGGAVEPFTYPSYRFANRKLIQLAEANGVSPDVPFDSLRPEEKETLFQGDGSVGVARGGVMGFFKKIEKKIYKVQTRVFLSRYRSTVLCGACGGSRLRPEADAVKIGGLSISEMTEIPVGELAEMFSGKSISKIISKTGRAVAADVLKEIRGRLCFLRDVGLEYLALSRLTRTLSGGEAQRAALASQIGSGLTDTLYILDEPSVGLHPQDTRNMVSVIKNIRDNGNTVVVVEHDMDIIKESDHIVEIGRETGEEGGNLVYQGPPGKMVSRAPHSYTGLYLSGKKTITPPKRNGKNGGGKITVRKARKNNLKNINVSIPLGTLVCVTGVSGSGKSSLIKDVLHKNLLNGTRETADCDAVSGAEKITDTVMLDQSPIGKNSRSNPVTYVKAYDAIRKAMAGSPDSVEKGLSVSDFSFNITGGRCEMCEGEGIQKVEMLFLADVSVTCPQCEGKRFKNNVLSAKLRGKNIDDVLNMTVSEAAGFFSGSAAVTKKLQGLTDVGLGYLRLGQSATTLSGGEAQRMKIVRELSRKDGRGILYILDEPSIGLHTEDVRRLLEVLEKLISAGNSVIVIEHNPEIIKTAAHVIDLGPGGGKRGGEIVAQGTPRQVAKNKKSLTGRFLKPYFQ, encoded by the coding sequence TTGAGAGGATTTCGCAAATATGCCCGCCCCCGCGCCGCCGGGGGCGGAACGGGCGGCGGGCTGTTTTTTGCAACTGCGGGGATTGAAATCTATAGTTGTGAAATGGCGGCGCTCACAAAACGTTCCGTGCTTGTCAAAGGCGCGAGGGAGAACAACCTCAAAAACATAGACGTTGAAATCCCGCCGGAAAGTTTGACTGTGATAACGGGGCTTTCCGGTTCGGGGAAATCGTCTCTCGCGGTGGACACCATCCACGCCGAAAGCATGAGGAAATACATACAGTGCCTGTCCACCTACACAAGGCAGTTTCTGGACAGGGTCGCCCGCCCCGATGTTGACTCCATTGAAAACCTCCCCCCCTCCATCTCCATAGAAAACAGAAACCGCGTTCAGAACAACCGCTCAACACTGGGAACAACAACCGAGATTTACGACTACCTCCGCCTGCTTTTCGCAAGCGCGGGCGAGACCGTCTGCCCCGGCTGCGACGGGCGCGCAACTGAGCACTCCGCCCGGTCTGTCGCGAAAACCCTGGCATCCGGATACAAGGGCCGGGCGGCGCTCATTATGTTCAAGCCGGAGGAAAATGAAACGGCGCAACGCCTGCTGAAAAAAGGGTTTGTCAGGGCGCTCACAAGATCGGGAAAGGTTGAGAGGATTGAAGACGCCGGAGAGATTGAAAACTTTTCGTATGTTGTTGTTGACAGAGTAAACATCACGGACAAACCGCTTTCAAGGGTCAGCGGGTCGGCGGAGACGGCTTTCAGGGAAAGCCCCTCCGTTGTGGTTCAGCCGGAGGGCGGAAAACCGCTCTCTTTCACAAAGGGGCTTTCCTGCGAGAAGTGCGGACTGACTTTTCCGAAACCGTATCCGGCGATGTTCTCGTTCAACAGCCCGCGAGGGGCGTGCGGAAACTGCAACGGGTTTGGAAACAGACTTGAAACAGACCGCTCTCTTATTGTCCCGGACGGCGCGAAAACCTTGCGCGGCGGGGCGGTTGAGCCGTTCACCTACCCTTCATACAGATTTGCCAACAGAAAACTTATTCAACTCGCGGAAGCAAACGGCGTAAGCCCGGACGTTCCCTTTGACAGCCTCCGCCCCGAAGAAAAGGAAACATTGTTTCAAGGCGACGGCTCGGTCGGCGTGGCGCGAGGCGGCGTAATGGGGTTTTTCAAAAAAATAGAAAAGAAAATCTACAAGGTTCAGACAAGGGTTTTTCTCTCACGTTACAGGTCAACTGTTTTGTGCGGCGCATGCGGCGGAAGCAGATTGCGCCCAGAAGCCGATGCGGTCAAGATCGGGGGACTCTCAATAAGCGAGATGACGGAAATTCCCGTGGGCGAACTGGCGGAGATGTTTTCCGGAAAATCAATATCAAAAATTATTTCAAAAACAGGCCGGGCGGTCGCGGCGGATGTGTTGAAAGAGATACGCGGGCGGCTCTGTTTCCTTCGCGATGTGGGGCTTGAATACCTTGCCCTCTCCCGCCTCACGCGCACGCTTTCGGGAGGCGAGGCGCAGAGAGCCGCGCTTGCCTCTCAAATCGGCTCCGGCCTCACGGACACCCTGTACATACTGGATGAGCCTTCCGTGGGTCTGCACCCTCAGGACACGCGCAACATGGTTTCGGTAATTAAAAACATTCGCGACAACGGCAACACGGTCGTGGTGGTGGAGCACGATATGGACATTATAAAAGAGTCCGACCACATAGTTGAGATAGGCAGGGAAACCGGAGAGGAAGGCGGAAATCTGGTTTATCAGGGGCCTCCGGGGAAAATGGTTTCCCGCGCGCCGCATTCCTATACGGGCCTCTATCTTTCGGGGAAAAAAACCATCACGCCCCCGAAAAGAAACGGGAAAAACGGCGGCGGGAAAATAACCGTCCGAAAAGCGAGAAAAAACAACCTCAAAAATATCAACGTTTCCATACCGCTCGGAACTCTCGTATGCGTAACCGGAGTTTCGGGCTCAGGCAAAAGCTCCCTGATAAAAGATGTCCTGCACAAAAACCTCCTAAACGGGACGCGCGAGACGGCGGATTGCGACGCCGTTTCCGGAGCGGAAAAAATCACGGACACGGTAATGCTTGACCAGTCTCCCATAGGGAAAAATTCGCGTTCAAACCCCGTTACCTATGTGAAGGCGTATGACGCAATACGCAAGGCGATGGCGGGCTCGCCCGATTCGGTGGAAAAAGGGCTTTCCGTGTCGGACTTCTCCTTCAATATCACGGGCGGCAGGTGCGAAATGTGCGAGGGGGAGGGAATACAAAAAGTGGAGATGCTGTTTCTTGCGGACGTGTCCGTCACGTGCCCGCAATGCGAGGGAAAGAGGTTCAAAAACAACGTTCTTTCAGCAAAGTTGCGGGGCAAAAACATAGATGATGTTTTGAACATGACAGTAAGCGAAGCGGCGGGGTTTTTCTCCGGCTCCGCGGCGGTCACAAAGAAATTGCAGGGGCTCACGGATGTCGGACTCGGATACCTGAGGCTCGGCCAGTCGGCGACAACGCTCTCCGGAGGAGAAGCGCAGAGGATGAAAATAGTGCGCGAACTGTCAAGAAAAGACGGTCGCGGCATTCTGTATATTCTGGACGAGCCGTCAATCGGCCTGCACACCGAAGATGTGAGGCGGTTGCTTGAGGTTCTTGAAAAACTTATCTCGGCGGGAAACTCCGTAATTGTGATTGAGCACAATCCGGAGATAATCAAAACTGCGGCTCATGTGATAGACCTTGGCCCCGGAGGCGGAAAGCGCGGAGGGGAAATCGTGGCGCAGGGAACACCCCGGCAAGTGGCAAAAAACAAAAAATCTCTGACCGGCCGTTTTCTCAAGCCCTATTTTCAGTGA